One Phycisphaerae bacterium RAS2 DNA window includes the following coding sequences:
- a CDS encoding FtsH protease regulator HflK has translation MSSGHHDHSHGHDHDHGAGAAGGYGPLKVLPDGDLDLANQSLADALRKSFSILKLLMLVLVVVYFLSGFSTVQPNEVGLKLRYGRIVGASKDDMSQNPVLPPGWHWSWPYPFERFETVAVNERELPVEFMFQLSDEERTGGIKGYKYGTLSPDRDDYLITGDVNILHASLIIKYKVADAVAYLTNIKPAPDPAADVRSYPYRLYPEYTLLTSLVRDAVIETAAQRGALDIRGTKQNEFLEAVALRLLGKFREYEQAGMPLGLSLDPATGVLAPKTGTVEAILPPRQTQEVFDLVLSAQSQMAVAIKKAEADAQSKLFQTAGPNYAPLAEQVNKEFQLMLKQASTDTTGPMSDELAAARSATEQMMHAASGQVQEVIRNAEVRRDQIVKEAEGEFNQYTALLPEYLRNPDIFMSRMYDETFAAAMNNEKILKTFVPRTGDRFWLQIARPPLQKPDEKKRHSEETPKPFEAPKRIQ, from the coding sequence ATGAGCAGCGGACATCACGATCATTCTCATGGGCACGATCACGACCACGGCGCTGGGGCCGCGGGCGGATACGGTCCGCTCAAGGTGCTGCCCGACGGCGATCTCGACCTGGCGAATCAATCGCTGGCCGATGCGCTGCGCAAGAGCTTCAGCATCCTGAAGCTGCTGATGCTGGTGCTGGTCGTCGTTTACTTTCTTAGCGGCTTTTCGACGGTGCAGCCCAACGAGGTCGGCCTGAAGCTGCGCTACGGGCGGATCGTCGGCGCATCGAAGGACGACATGAGCCAGAACCCCGTGCTGCCGCCAGGGTGGCACTGGTCCTGGCCGTACCCGTTTGAGCGCTTCGAGACGGTCGCGGTCAACGAGCGCGAGCTGCCGGTTGAGTTCATGTTCCAGTTGTCGGACGAAGAAAGGACCGGCGGCATCAAGGGCTACAAATACGGCACGCTTAGCCCCGACCGCGATGATTATCTGATCACCGGCGACGTGAACATCCTTCATGCCTCGCTGATCATCAAGTACAAAGTCGCCGACGCGGTTGCCTACCTGACGAACATCAAACCCGCGCCCGACCCTGCCGCCGACGTGCGGTCGTATCCCTATCGGCTTTATCCGGAGTACACGCTGCTCACGAGCCTCGTGCGCGACGCGGTGATCGAGACGGCTGCCCAGCGCGGCGCGCTGGACATTCGCGGCACGAAGCAGAACGAGTTTCTCGAGGCCGTGGCGCTGCGGTTGCTCGGCAAGTTCCGCGAGTACGAGCAGGCCGGGATGCCGCTGGGGCTGTCGCTCGATCCGGCGACGGGCGTGCTCGCACCGAAGACCGGCACGGTCGAGGCGATTCTCCCGCCGCGGCAAACGCAGGAAGTTTTCGACCTGGTCCTCTCGGCGCAGTCGCAGATGGCCGTGGCGATCAAAAAGGCCGAAGCCGATGCGCAGTCGAAGCTTTTCCAGACGGCTGGCCCGAACTACGCACCGCTGGCGGAGCAGGTAAACAAAGAGTTTCAGTTGATGCTCAAGCAGGCTTCGACCGACACGACCGGGCCGATGTCGGATGAACTCGCGGCGGCGCGGTCGGCAACGGAGCAGATGATGCACGCGGCCAGCGGCCAGGTGCAGGAAGTCATCCGTAACGCCGAGGTGCGTCGCGATCAGATCGTGAAAGAAGCCGAGGGCGAGTTCAATCAGTACACGGCCCTGCTGCCGGAGTACCTTCGCAACCCGGATATTTTCATGTCTCGCATGTACGACGAGACGTTCGCGGCGGCGATGAACAACGAGAAGATTCTCAAGACGTTTGTCCCGCGAACGGGGGACCGATTCTGGCTGCAGATCGCGAGGCCTCCGCTGCAGAAGCCTGACGAAAAGAAGCGACACAGCGAAGAGACCCCCAAGCCCTTCGAAGCGCCCAAACGGATCCAATGA
- the hflC gene encoding Modulator of FtsH protease HflC, with translation MSPKVSTLFVAAILLAVICLMMCAFQVRFTETAVVTRFDQIKEVIPAEQAGLHFKLPWPFEAVHRYDTRLRSFETEFRQIGTEDQKTVVLTAYATWRIRDGKQFLKAVGREDTAGVKIRDMLENRVSIVLRGHPLSHLVNVNPDEMKFAQIEKEFLEGIKQPARDNYGIEVVSVGIKRLGIPESVTGEVFNRMKEDRTKTIKELSAEGDAKAREVRVTAEEISNKILARAAAYAKSIEGKGEAEAAKYYKEFDKNRALSDFLKKRETLLKVLAGQTTLVLDADVIELFKLLRDATKAVRGVVGSNQVGAADADEPDRAAMNHPAGDRTPIEKPRHRP, from the coding sequence ATGTCACCGAAAGTATCCACACTCTTTGTCGCGGCGATTCTGTTGGCCGTCATCTGTCTCATGATGTGCGCGTTTCAGGTTCGCTTCACGGAGACGGCCGTCGTCACGCGATTCGACCAGATCAAGGAAGTCATCCCCGCCGAGCAGGCCGGGCTGCATTTCAAGCTGCCGTGGCCGTTCGAGGCGGTGCATCGCTACGACACGCGCCTGCGGAGTTTTGAGACCGAGTTTCGCCAGATCGGCACGGAAGATCAGAAGACGGTCGTGCTGACGGCCTACGCGACGTGGCGAATCCGCGATGGGAAGCAATTCCTCAAGGCCGTGGGCCGCGAGGACACGGCCGGCGTGAAGATTCGGGACATGCTCGAGAATCGCGTTTCGATCGTCCTGCGCGGGCACCCGTTGAGTCACCTCGTGAATGTGAATCCCGACGAGATGAAGTTCGCGCAGATCGAGAAGGAGTTTCTCGAGGGCATCAAGCAGCCGGCGCGGGACAATTACGGGATCGAGGTGGTGAGCGTCGGCATCAAGCGGTTGGGCATTCCGGAGTCGGTGACGGGCGAAGTCTTCAACCGCATGAAGGAAGACCGCACCAAGACGATCAAGGAGCTGTCGGCCGAGGGCGACGCGAAGGCGCGGGAGGTTCGCGTCACCGCCGAAGAGATTTCCAACAAGATCCTGGCCCGCGCCGCGGCGTATGCGAAGTCGATCGAGGGCAAGGGCGAAGCCGAGGCGGCGAAGTATTACAAGGAGTTCGACAAGAACCGCGCCTTGAGCGATTTCCTCAAGAAGCGCGAAACACTGCTCAAGGTGCTGGCCGGCCAGACGACGCTCGTGCTCGATGCCGACGTGATCGAGTTGTTCAAACTGCTGCGCGACGCAACCAAGGCGGTGCGCGGTGTCGTGGGGTCGAACCAGGTCGGCGCAGCGGATGCGGACGAACCCGACCGCGCCGCGATGAATCATCCGGCCGGTGATCGCACGCCCATCGAGAAGCCGAGGCATCGCCCATGA
- a CDS encoding SPFH domain / Band 7 family protein has translation MLGAVLALVASVVLGILGVWTRGSSITVWAAAFQVFCTIGVWVLCWVQIHQQRLLEDEKLELAELERQRQEKLGGAQTIFDDEDTDQMEKLAMGRRLRAIERYLVPTIALITAAASLAAAILILPWKFQFPPIAGNVGGPIINDRVLIFFTGGLAFVCFMMSRYALGMSRVAGYSHLRAGGNFMFGACVVCFAASIGILLNLIGIETADYFVGIGIGFLLALLAVETVVNFILDFYRPRTPGQEQRPFYDSRLLGMFSEPGGIVRNISRTIDYQFGFKVSETWFYKLMGRVVVPLLLVQAAVIMAVTCIVVVPPGHQAVIERLGRRPTTTAKPGVHLTWPWPLDRATLIPVERVQRLEIGYEMDADTERSLAGQPILWTRKHYKKEYQLLVADRAASAASKTPINLVSMNMPVQWRVKDADTEVIRYHAQSNDVAKIVESLAFRELTRYAAGADILDLLGKGGLDAAAHLHEGLQRACDEAGDDGEGLGVQVVYVGIGGVHPPPDQEVAKTYEDVVSAFEKREAAIRKAEGEATATKMLAAGPRWQEIFDAIQSEDAARQANAANVSASAEQVERMLREVAGGTAREVVAMAQMTTMNRVFREKSDAEYYRLHLAAFESSPYTYMLRSYLRMLEEGLEGVRKYVILLDDPEKVVYDLDLKPPVGFEALGAELAASEAKGD, from the coding sequence TTGCTGGGGGCCGTGCTGGCGCTCGTGGCGTCCGTGGTCCTGGGCATCCTCGGGGTGTGGACCCGCGGCAGTTCCATAACCGTCTGGGCCGCGGCATTTCAGGTCTTCTGTACAATCGGCGTTTGGGTCCTCTGCTGGGTCCAAATCCACCAGCAGAGGTTGCTGGAGGACGAGAAGCTCGAACTGGCGGAGCTGGAGCGCCAACGGCAGGAAAAGCTCGGCGGCGCCCAGACGATCTTCGACGACGAAGACACCGATCAGATGGAAAAGCTGGCCATGGGCCGGCGGCTCCGGGCGATCGAGCGCTACCTTGTTCCCACGATCGCGCTGATCACCGCGGCGGCAAGCTTGGCAGCGGCGATTCTCATTCTCCCGTGGAAGTTTCAGTTTCCACCGATCGCCGGCAACGTCGGCGGACCGATCATCAATGACCGGGTGCTGATCTTCTTCACCGGCGGCCTCGCATTCGTCTGCTTCATGATGAGCCGTTACGCCCTGGGCATGAGCCGGGTGGCGGGCTATTCGCATTTGCGCGCCGGCGGCAACTTCATGTTCGGCGCGTGCGTTGTTTGCTTCGCGGCCTCGATTGGAATTCTGCTCAATCTCATCGGCATCGAGACGGCCGACTACTTTGTCGGCATCGGAATCGGCTTCCTGCTGGCCCTGCTGGCAGTCGAGACGGTGGTGAACTTCATTCTGGACTTCTATCGCCCGCGCACGCCGGGTCAGGAGCAGCGGCCGTTTTACGACAGCCGACTCCTGGGGATGTTCAGCGAGCCGGGCGGCATCGTGCGAAACATTTCGCGCACGATTGACTATCAATTCGGCTTCAAAGTCAGCGAGACTTGGTTCTACAAGTTGATGGGGCGCGTGGTCGTGCCGCTGCTGCTGGTTCAGGCGGCAGTCATCATGGCGGTCACGTGCATCGTGGTCGTGCCACCGGGTCATCAGGCGGTGATTGAGCGACTGGGTCGGCGACCGACGACGACGGCCAAGCCGGGTGTGCATCTGACATGGCCGTGGCCGCTGGATCGCGCGACGCTGATTCCCGTTGAGCGCGTACAGCGGTTGGAGATCGGCTACGAGATGGATGCCGACACGGAGAGGAGTCTGGCCGGTCAGCCGATTCTCTGGACCAGGAAGCATTACAAGAAAGAGTATCAGTTGCTCGTGGCGGATCGGGCGGCGTCGGCTGCGTCAAAGACACCGATTAATCTCGTCAGCATGAACATGCCGGTGCAGTGGCGTGTGAAGGACGCCGACACGGAAGTGATTCGGTATCACGCGCAGTCGAACGATGTCGCGAAGATCGTGGAGTCGCTGGCGTTTCGCGAGTTGACGCGTTACGCGGCCGGTGCGGACATTCTGGACCTGCTCGGCAAGGGCGGCCTGGACGCGGCGGCGCACCTGCATGAGGGGTTGCAGCGCGCGTGCGATGAGGCGGGTGACGACGGCGAGGGGCTGGGCGTGCAGGTGGTGTACGTCGGCATCGGTGGCGTGCATCCGCCGCCGGATCAGGAAGTGGCCAAGACGTATGAGGACGTGGTCAGCGCGTTCGAGAAGCGCGAGGCGGCGATCCGCAAGGCCGAAGGGGAAGCGACGGCGACGAAGATGCTGGCGGCCGGACCGCGCTGGCAGGAGATATTCGATGCGATTCAATCGGAAGACGCGGCGCGGCAGGCGAATGCCGCGAATGTGTCAGCGTCCGCCGAGCAGGTGGAGCGCATGCTGCGCGAAGTGGCCGGCGGCACGGCGCGCGAAGTCGTGGCGATGGCCCAGATGACGACCATGAACCGCGTGTTCCGCGAGAAGTCGGATGCGGAGTACTACCGGTTGCACCTGGCCGCGTTTGAGTCGTCGCCTTACACGTACATGCTTCGTTCGTATCTTCGAATGCTCGAGGAAGGGCTGGAGGGCGTCCGCAAGTACGTGATTCTCCTCGATGATCCGGAAAAGGTGGTGTACGACTTGGATCTCAAGCCGCCTGTCGGATTCGAAGCGCTCGGTGCCGAATTGGCTGCGAGCGAGGCGAAGGGGGACTAG